The proteins below are encoded in one region of Aquisphaera giovannonii:
- a CDS encoding acyl-CoA thioesterase encodes MSDIREHDTQIRVRYAETDRMGLLHHANYFVYFEIGRTELLRARGLTYKEVEDAGHFLVIIEIACKFKRPAHYDDLLTLRTTAAKVTHVKIVHEYRLYRGETLLAEGHSVLACVDREGKPQALPEVLR; translated from the coding sequence ATGAGCGACATCCGCGAGCACGACACGCAGATCCGCGTCCGCTACGCCGAGACCGATCGGATGGGCCTGCTCCACCACGCGAATTACTTCGTCTACTTCGAGATCGGGCGGACGGAGCTGCTGCGGGCGAGGGGGCTGACTTACAAGGAGGTCGAGGACGCCGGGCACTTCCTGGTGATCATCGAGATCGCCTGCAAGTTCAAGCGCCCCGCCCATTACGACGACCTGCTCACCCTCAGGACGACGGCGGCCAAGGTCACGCACGTGAAGATCGTCCACGAGTACCGGCTCTATCGGGGCGAGACGCTGCTCGCCGAGGGGCACTCCGTGCTCGCCTGCGTCGATCGCGAGGGCAAGCCGCAGGCGCTCCCCGAGGTGCTCCGCTGA